The genomic segment GGTACCGGGGAGATCGAGATGATCACGGGCGGCGGCGAGCGGCAGGGTGTGCGCCGCGAGGTGATCGGCGCGTCGGTCGAGCAGATCTGGGACGCGCTGCCCGCCGCGTTCGAGGGCCTGGGCATCGAGTCCGGCGTGGTGGACGCGGCCGGCCACGTGTACGGCAACCCCGCGGCGCGCGCCACGCGCCGGATCGCGGGCCACGACGCCTCGTTCTACCTGGACTGCGGCCTGGACCCGCTCGGCACCAGGCGGGCGGACAAGGACGTGCTGCAGGTCACCGCGCTCGCCTACCCCGTCCCCGCCGGGCAGACCACGTCCACGCTGGTGGTGCAGGTGCGCGGCCTCGCCAGCCAGCCCAGCACGGGCACGCGCTCGGACTGCATCTCCACCGGCCGCCTGGAGCAGCGCATCGTGGAGGCGGTGAAGGCCGCGCTCCCGGCGGCGTGAGAAGCCGTCTCCCCGGCGTTCTACATCTGCTGAGGGAGTAGGAGCTGATTGACGGTCGTGGAGGAGGCGCGTGGGATTGCGGGACGGGCGGGGATGAGGAGCGTCGGAGCCAGCTCGCCATCCGGGGACGGAGGGAGCGTGGAAGGTCGATGAAAGAGCAGCGCCGCCAGACCTTGGGTCGGGCGGCGCTGCTGCTTGGGGCTGCCCTCCGACGAGGGGAGCGCTCAGTCGTGCTGCGGCGCGCCGGCGGAGCGGGGCGTGTCCAGCAGCGTCGCGTCCGCGTCGTGCGGGATGTGCAGGAGCGTGCCGTCGGGCGCATGGGCGTGGTCCAGGCGCGCGGGCTCGCCGGTGGCGTGGGCGACCGCGTCGGGCGCGGGGGCGGCGGTGAGCGCGGCCTCCACCGGCACGGCGGTCTCCGGCGGCTCCAGCGCGGTGCGCGGGCGCGCCGCGGGCGTCCCCGCCGGGCCGATGCCGTTCATCCCGTCCACCGGGTTCTGAAGCTCGGCGGCCACGCCGTTCAGGGCGCGCTTGAAGTCGCGGATGCCCTTGCCCAGCGACGCGCCCATCTCCGGCAGCTTGCGGGGGCCGAAGAAGATCAGGATGATGGCGAAGATCAGCAGCGTCTCGCCGAAGCCGAGTCCGAAGGGCATTGGCACTCCTCCATGGGAAATCGTGGCACCGGGCCCTGCCGCTGGCCCGCGCCGGGACTGTTACTCCGCTTCAGGGGCCAGGTGCCCCCGCGCGCCCGTGGCGCGAACCGCTGAATCTACCCGCCCCTACCTGACGCCGCGATTACGCCGTGCGCGAGAACGGCGCCGCAAGATGCGGATCGCCCGCCGCGGTGTGTCGCCGTCGTCGTCTCCGCTTCGAATCGGCAGCGCATCCTCCATCTGCGTACACGTCGCTACGAACGATGACGACCTCCGCCGATCCCCGAGGCATCACGCCACCGCCGGTCTCGCGCGGCGCGGGAGGACGAAAGGCAGCAGCAGCGCGGCCGCCAGGGTCAAAGCCGCTCCCACGCCGAACGCCGCGGCGGAGCCGTTAGTCTCCCAGACGAGGCCGAAGATCACGCTCGCCGGCAGCGCGCCCAAGCCGATGGCGAAGTGGTACGCGCCGAACGCGCTCCCCCGCAGTCCTTCGGGGGCGAGGGAGGCGACGAGGGCCTTCTCCGGTGCCTCGGTGAACCCGAAGAAGAGGCCGTACGCCAGGAAGAGCGCCCAGACGTGCCACGCCTGTGCCGCCACGGCGAACCCGGCGTACACCGCCGCGTACGTCGCCCAGCCGGCCACGATGGCCAGCCGCGGACCGGCGCGGTCGCTCAGCCGGCCGCCCACGACGCTGAACGCCATCTTGCTCACGTGCAGCGCCGCCCACAGCAGCGGGATGAGCGCCACCGCCACGCCCAGCTGCCGGGCACGCAGCAGCAGGAACGCGTCCGACGCGTTGCCGAGGGTGAAGAGGAAGAGGACGGAGAGGTATCGCGGCAGCGCCGGCCCCAGCTCTCGCAGGCGCGGCAGCGGCATGGCGGCGCCGCGATTTCCGCCGGACGAGGGACGGGGATCGCGAACCTTCCACACGAGCGTGGCGAGCGTCACCAGGCCGGGCACGACGGCCA from the Longimicrobiaceae bacterium genome contains:
- a CDS encoding twin-arginine translocase TatA/TatE family subunit, with the translated sequence MPFGLGFGETLLIFAIILIFFGPRKLPEMGASLGKGIRDFKRALNGVAAELQNPVDGMNGIGPAGTPAARPRTALEPPETAVPVEAALTAAPAPDAVAHATGEPARLDHAHAPDGTLLHIPHDADATLLDTPRSAGAPQHD
- a CDS encoding MFS transporter, encoding LTQVLGVGPAFLGAIEGVTESASSLLKLASGWIADRFGRRKPLMVGGYALAALGRPLIGAATAAWQVLAIRFADRVGKGMRSAPRDALLAESVPPERRGAAFGIHRAADHAGAVIGPLMAAGLLLALPGRYRLIFGLAVVPGLVTLATLVWKVRDPRPSSGGNRGAAMPLPRLRELGPALPRYLSVLFLFTLGNASDAFLLLRARQLGVAVALIPLLWAALHVSKMAFSVVGGRLSDRAGPRLAIVAGWATYAAVYAGFAVAAQAWHVWALFLAYGLFFGFTEAPEKALVASLAPEGLRGSAFGAYHFAIGLGALPASVIFGLVWETNGSAAAFGVGAALTLAAALLLPFVLPRRARPAVA